In Allorhodopirellula heiligendammensis, one DNA window encodes the following:
- a CDS encoding Rrf2 family transcriptional regulator: MIRDSKLSGVLHILLHLAERDGPVTSEDLSKMMNTNPVVVRRTMAGLRKQGYVQSEKGHGGGWRLSCDLADVTLRHIYTAVGSPSLLAIGNRTESPECLVEQAVNAALQQTFDEAEELLLSRLGDVTLAKLIADCRARIVAHGRQSKSREDTHG; the protein is encoded by the coding sequence ATGATACGCGATAGCAAACTTTCTGGCGTGCTTCACATCCTGCTCCACCTCGCTGAGCGTGATGGGCCTGTCACGTCCGAGGACCTTTCAAAGATGATGAACACCAATCCGGTGGTAGTGCGCCGCACCATGGCAGGACTTCGGAAGCAAGGCTATGTGCAATCGGAAAAGGGGCATGGCGGGGGATGGAGGCTTTCGTGTGATCTGGCAGACGTAACGTTGCGGCATATCTACACAGCCGTAGGCAGTCCTTCCCTACTTGCGATCGGAAATCGCACCGAGTCACCAGAGTGCCTCGTTGAACAGGCAGTCAACGCGGCACTGCAACAAACTTTTGATGAGGCCGAAGAACTTCTGCTCAGCCGACTTGGCGATGTAACACTCGCCAAGTTAATCGCCGACTGCCGTGCCCGCATCGTTGCGCATGGCCGTCAAAGCAAATCTAGAGAGGATACTCATGGATGA
- a CDS encoding zinc-dependent alcohol dehydrogenase family protein: MKAIILNSFGGPESFELCDVPKPVPHAGQVMVRVHATSINPLDYQVRRGDYQDLVQLPAITGHDVSGVVEAVGAGVTTFSPGDEVWYTPQIFNGSGSYAEYHVAAESIIGKKPASLSHLEAASLSLVGGTAWEALIVRAVLRVGESILVHGGAGGVGHVAIQLAKALGAKVFTTVREANAEFARRMGADVIIDYQKENYVDCIMRETSGRGVDVVFDTIGGDALSRSPDALAQLGRVVTIVDTALPQNVIQAWGKNASYHFVFTRQNRGKLEELSALIERGQLKPHVGAVYPLADIPLAHARLESSNNGVQGKIAIAIDDRIRQSME; this comes from the coding sequence ATGAAAGCGATCATACTCAATTCATTTGGGGGCCCGGAATCGTTCGAGCTTTGTGACGTCCCCAAGCCCGTTCCGCATGCGGGGCAAGTCATGGTCCGGGTCCATGCAACCTCCATCAACCCGTTGGATTACCAGGTTCGACGCGGCGATTATCAGGACCTGGTGCAACTGCCGGCCATTACAGGACACGACGTGTCTGGCGTAGTCGAAGCAGTCGGCGCGGGTGTGACGACCTTCTCTCCTGGGGACGAAGTCTGGTACACCCCACAAATATTCAACGGGTCCGGAAGCTATGCCGAGTACCACGTTGCCGCCGAAAGTATCATTGGAAAGAAACCTGCCTCGTTGAGCCATCTTGAAGCGGCAAGCCTGTCCTTGGTTGGCGGAACGGCGTGGGAAGCACTGATCGTGCGTGCGGTGCTAAGAGTCGGCGAAAGCATCCTGGTACACGGCGGCGCAGGAGGAGTCGGTCATGTGGCGATCCAGCTCGCGAAAGCGCTCGGAGCGAAGGTGTTTACGACCGTGCGTGAAGCAAATGCCGAGTTCGCACGAAGGATGGGGGCTGATGTCATCATCGACTATCAAAAGGAGAACTATGTCGATTGCATCATGCGGGAAACGAGTGGCCGAGGAGTCGATGTTGTGTTTGATACCATCGGCGGCGACGCTTTGTCACGCAGCCCCGACGCGCTGGCTCAACTTGGCCGCGTTGTCACGATCGTGGACACGGCGCTGCCACAAAACGTCATTCAAGCCTGGGGCAAGAACGCGAGTTATCACTTCGTTTTCACAAGACAAAATCGGGGCAAGCTTGAAGAGTTGAGTGCATTGATCGAGCGCGGTCAGCTGAAGCCACACGTGGGCGCGGTCTATCCGCTCGCCGACATTCCGCTCGCACATGCGCGCCTTGAGAGTTCCAACAACGGTGTGCAAGGAAAGATTGCGATTGCAATCGACGATCGGATTCGCCAATCCATGGAGTAA
- a CDS encoding class I SAM-dependent methyltransferase: MDEEKSFAENAFSNTYAVARYTEGPPRFVPGFSDMQRMVCWLLAERVPENGRVLVIGAGGGLELKVFAEAQPSWSFDGVDPSKEMLTLAEQTMGPIASRVQLHHGLIDVTPDGPFDAATCILTMHFVEREERRRMACETRRRLKPGSPLVVAHLSIPQGDGERAVWLSRYAAFAVSSGVKSENANKAREAVESQLSILTPQEDEAILREAGFSNVSLFYVGFAFRGWVAYA, translated from the coding sequence ATGGATGAGGAAAAAAGCTTCGCTGAGAACGCGTTCTCCAACACCTATGCAGTCGCACGTTACACCGAAGGGCCGCCGCGGTTCGTGCCGGGATTTTCTGACATGCAGCGGATGGTGTGCTGGCTCTTGGCAGAGCGAGTCCCGGAAAATGGTCGCGTCCTCGTAATCGGGGCAGGCGGCGGATTGGAGCTGAAAGTTTTTGCCGAGGCTCAGCCGAGCTGGTCTTTTGACGGAGTTGATCCGTCAAAAGAGATGCTGACGTTGGCCGAACAAACCATGGGGCCAATCGCATCACGCGTTCAACTGCACCACGGCTTGATTGACGTTACGCCTGATGGCCCATTTGATGCAGCAACTTGCATCCTGACGATGCACTTTGTCGAGCGCGAAGAACGTCGGCGAATGGCGTGCGAAACTCGCAGACGGCTGAAACCCGGCTCACCGCTCGTTGTGGCTCACCTGAGCATTCCTCAAGGTGATGGAGAACGGGCTGTGTGGCTGTCGCGATACGCAGCCTTCGCGGTCAGCTCCGGTGTCAAATCCGAAAACGCGAATAAAGCTCGCGAAGCAGTCGAGTCCCAGTTGTCGATTCTCACTCCCCAAGAGGACGAGGCCATTCTGCGAGAGGCTGGATTCTCAAACGTCAGCCTGTTCTACGTCGGCTTCGCTTTTCGTGGCTGGGTGGCTTATGCCTAA
- a CDS encoding integron integrase, translating into METYSKVGRADQDLKWARIWFKQFSVFHHRRGEDQRPFTADEVVAFLRNKRDAKVPAWKRMKIIEALMAYRLRVQKQGVEDLVPLQKKMEQIIKIEHAKNGGFDVIDGVAGVINPLEPDVIQAFRRALRSDGRAYATEKAYVQDLKTFMTARGLTCLADFETIGDQDVEAHLSDLAVDGNVAPSTQNRVYYAMVKFFKLVLKQDMGRIEAIRASKGTFVPTVLGVEEVSSVFAGLRGVYLVIAHLLYGCGMRISEAMRLRVKDIDFANKQIEIRDSKFGKSRLVPMPDNLIAPLERWVASREVLHRHDVADGIASVWLPFALDRKYPNAHQELGWQFLFASNRLSRDPQTGRLHRHHLHMDNFAHHLRRAVQAARLFKHVTSHTFRHCFATHLLWQGTNIREIQQLLGHNDVKTTEIYTHVRNPQESGLVSPLDRLLGTVG; encoded by the coding sequence ATGGAAACGTACAGCAAAGTGGGGCGTGCGGACCAGGATCTGAAGTGGGCTCGGATTTGGTTCAAGCAGTTTTCAGTTTTTCATCATCGGCGAGGTGAGGACCAGCGGCCGTTTACGGCGGACGAAGTGGTCGCATTTCTGCGGAATAAGCGTGACGCGAAGGTACCTGCCTGGAAACGGATGAAGATCATCGAGGCACTGATGGCTTACCGACTGCGGGTTCAAAAGCAGGGGGTTGAGGATTTGGTTCCCTTGCAGAAAAAGATGGAGCAGATCATCAAGATCGAGCATGCGAAAAACGGCGGCTTTGATGTAATCGATGGTGTGGCGGGGGTTATTAACCCGCTCGAACCCGACGTCATTCAAGCGTTTCGGCGAGCGTTACGGAGCGACGGCAGGGCCTACGCCACTGAGAAAGCGTACGTGCAAGATTTGAAGACGTTCATGACGGCGCGAGGTCTGACCTGCTTGGCGGATTTCGAAACGATTGGGGACCAGGATGTGGAGGCCCATCTGTCCGATCTCGCGGTAGACGGCAACGTGGCTCCGAGCACGCAGAACCGAGTGTATTACGCGATGGTCAAGTTTTTTAAGTTGGTTTTAAAGCAGGATATGGGTCGGATCGAGGCAATCCGCGCGAGCAAGGGAACTTTCGTGCCGACGGTGCTCGGTGTGGAGGAGGTTTCCAGCGTGTTCGCTGGGTTGCGCGGCGTGTACTTGGTAATCGCCCATTTACTTTACGGGTGTGGGATGCGGATCAGTGAGGCGATGCGGTTGCGGGTCAAGGATATCGATTTTGCGAACAAGCAGATTGAGATCCGGGATTCCAAGTTCGGCAAGAGCCGGTTGGTGCCGATGCCAGACAATTTGATCGCGCCCTTGGAGCGATGGGTGGCATCGCGTGAAGTGCTCCATCGGCACGATGTTGCCGACGGGATCGCCTCGGTATGGTTGCCGTTTGCGTTGGACCGGAAGTACCCCAACGCGCATCAGGAACTGGGGTGGCAATTCCTGTTTGCTTCGAATCGGCTGTCGCGCGATCCGCAGACCGGGCGACTGCATCGACATCACCTTCACATGGATAACTTTGCACACCATTTACGGCGAGCGGTGCAGGCGGCGAGATTGTTTAAGCATGTGACGAGCCATACTTTTCGGCACTGCTTTGCAACGCATTTGTTGTGGCAGGGTACGAACATCCGTGAGATTCAGCAGTTACTCGGGCACAACGATGTGAAGACGACGGAGATTTACACGCATGTTCGCAATCCGCAGGAGTCTGGATTGGTCAGTCCGCTGGATCGGCTATTGGGGACGGTGGGCTGA
- a CDS encoding RNA polymerase sigma factor, producing MYNPFSEDAAIGDPEDAQLVFQANDGDRSALEKLILRHQAWIYNIAVRMVFEPHDAEEVTQEVLIKVVTRLSTFRGDSQFRTWLYRITTNHVLSMKRRGGEKATLTFSTYADAINGTPDLDLPDPNSVPVEVPLLVEETKVACTTGMLLCLERRQRLIFTLGEIIGVSDTVGSEVMEMTTANFRQCLSRARRDLHQFMNQQCGLVNANNPCRCPRKTRGFIDAGHVDPNNLLFATSHLQRIGDVAQGMARKIDNVADRSFTAIYRDHPFLEPAEQARRLRRFLDLPEVRATLDLD from the coding sequence ATGTACAACCCTTTCTCTGAAGACGCGGCGATTGGTGATCCTGAGGATGCCCAATTGGTTTTCCAAGCCAATGACGGTGATCGTTCGGCCCTTGAGAAGCTGATTCTGCGGCATCAGGCATGGATCTACAACATCGCCGTCCGCATGGTATTTGAGCCTCATGACGCGGAGGAGGTAACGCAGGAAGTGCTGATCAAAGTCGTGACTCGACTCAGCACGTTTCGTGGCGACAGCCAATTTCGCACGTGGCTCTACCGCATCACGACGAACCACGTTTTGAGCATGAAACGTCGCGGCGGTGAGAAGGCAACTTTAACGTTCTCCACCTATGCCGACGCGATCAACGGGACTCCGGATCTCGATCTGCCCGATCCCAATAGCGTGCCGGTGGAAGTGCCGCTGTTGGTTGAAGAAACCAAAGTAGCCTGCACGACGGGAATGCTGCTGTGCCTGGAACGGCGGCAGCGATTGATCTTCACGCTGGGCGAAATCATCGGCGTGAGCGACACCGTCGGCAGCGAAGTCATGGAAATGACGACTGCCAACTTCCGGCAGTGTCTCTCCCGCGCACGCCGTGATCTGCACCAGTTCATGAATCAGCAATGCGGTCTGGTCAACGCAAACAATCCCTGTCGTTGTCCCCGGAAGACAAGGGGATTCATCGACGCAGGGCACGTAGATCCCAACAACCTGCTTTTTGCGACGAGCCACCTTCAGCGGATTGGCGACGTCGCGCAGGGAATGGCTCGCAAGATCGACAATGTCGCCGATCGATCCTTTACCGCGATCTACCGAGATCACCCGTTTCTTGAACCTGCGGAGCAAGCCCGGCGCCTGCGGCGATTTCTCGATCTGCCAGAAGTTCGCGCGACGCTGGACTTGGATTGA
- a CDS encoding ArsR/SmtB family transcription factor: MPATIKTADTDVFAAISHPARRQMLDALIEAERPVNAIAEQFEMSRPAVSQHLRVLLNAGLVTEQRHGRERRYRLAPDRLAPVRDWIAHYEQFWDKHLQRLQEHVMKGDEK; the protein is encoded by the coding sequence ATGCCTGCGACGATCAAAACTGCCGATACCGATGTTTTTGCCGCCATCAGCCATCCGGCACGTCGCCAAATGCTGGACGCACTCATTGAGGCCGAACGCCCGGTGAATGCGATTGCCGAACAGTTCGAGATGAGTCGGCCTGCGGTTTCCCAGCATCTTCGCGTGCTCTTAAACGCTGGACTTGTTACGGAGCAACGACACGGCCGAGAGCGTCGGTACCGGTTGGCTCCTGATCGGCTAGCCCCCGTGCGGGACTGGATTGCGCACTACGAACAGTTCTGGGACAAGCATCTTCAGCGACTACAAGAGCATGTGATGAAAGGAGACGAAAAGTGA
- a CDS encoding SDR family NAD(P)-dependent oxidoreductase encodes MMLKLKNRVAVVTGGSKGIGAAIAKELSAAGAVVAVNYHRDKTGANAVTEKIEESGGQAISIQGDVSNSDDLRRMLAEVTDACGSLDIVVNNAGVYQPMNLEEVTEYEFHREFNTNVLGPLMVIQESLPRFGENGGSIINIGSGASKMCPPGYSIYAASKSALDAITRVLAKELAPRGIRVNSVNPGATLSEGTKSAGLYGTGSDFEQQLVARTPLGRIGTPPDIAKVVAFLASDDACWLTGEVILASGGLR; translated from the coding sequence ATGATGTTGAAACTGAAGAACCGAGTCGCTGTGGTGACCGGTGGGTCGAAGGGGATCGGGGCCGCCATCGCCAAGGAACTGTCAGCCGCCGGAGCGGTTGTCGCCGTCAACTATCACCGGGACAAAACCGGTGCGAACGCTGTGACTGAGAAGATCGAGGAATCCGGCGGTCAGGCCATTTCGATCCAGGGTGACGTGTCAAATTCCGACGACTTGCGTCGAATGCTGGCAGAAGTCACCGACGCCTGCGGGTCGCTCGATATCGTGGTGAACAACGCCGGCGTCTATCAGCCAATGAACCTTGAGGAAGTCACCGAGTACGAATTTCATCGTGAGTTCAACACCAATGTGCTTGGCCCGTTGATGGTGATTCAGGAATCGTTGCCTCGCTTCGGTGAAAACGGCGGCAGCATTATCAACATCGGTTCCGGTGCATCGAAAATGTGCCCGCCCGGCTATTCGATATACGCCGCGAGCAAAAGTGCTCTCGATGCGATTACCAGAGTGCTCGCGAAGGAACTGGCCCCTCGTGGCATCCGAGTCAACTCGGTCAATCCTGGTGCGACGCTAAGCGAAGGGACGAAATCGGCCGGGTTATATGGAACGGGCAGTGACTTCGAACAGCAACTGGTAGCCAGGACCCCGCTCGGCCGCATCGGAACACCACCGGACATCGCCAAAGTCGTTGCCTTCCTCGCGTCCGACGATGCGTGCTGGTTGACCGGCGAAGTGATCCTTGCATCCGGCGGACTGCGATAA
- a CDS encoding helix-turn-helix domain-containing protein, producing the protein MLVLTGEIFPERTDHCCDNERYTGDGLPHAVNLLPPGIESRWRWRNTGDLTDSTHYQLSPALISKVAEEAFDLDPARIQFPVRYYDQSSPEVVKTLTALRHELVTGGQGGRLCAESLANVLVVQLIRQISNRQGSGEGIRGAGGRLPRHALRAIEEYVHAHLDQNIALADLAGVAHLSEFHFARLFKQTTGLPPYQFVIHQRVERAKRLITAGQLSLVQIAIEVGFSDQSQLTRHFKRVVGVTPKRFA; encoded by the coding sequence ATGCTCGTCCTCACGGGCGAGATCTTTCCGGAGCGTACTGATCACTGTTGCGATAATGAGCGGTACACCGGGGACGGCTTGCCCCACGCCGTGAATCTTTTGCCGCCCGGGATCGAGAGCCGATGGCGGTGGCGTAACACAGGCGACTTAACCGACTCGACCCATTATCAGTTGTCCCCGGCTTTGATCTCCAAAGTAGCGGAAGAGGCGTTCGATCTTGACCCGGCCCGCATTCAGTTTCCAGTACGCTACTACGACCAATCGAGCCCGGAGGTAGTCAAGACCCTCACGGCGCTTCGCCACGAGCTGGTTACCGGCGGTCAGGGCGGGCGTCTGTGTGCTGAGTCGCTGGCGAATGTGCTGGTCGTCCAACTGATTCGACAAATCTCCAACAGGCAGGGTTCGGGTGAGGGCATCCGCGGGGCAGGCGGCCGTCTGCCGCGACATGCCTTGCGGGCGATCGAGGAGTACGTCCACGCCCATCTGGACCAGAACATCGCCCTGGCCGACCTTGCCGGTGTCGCCCACCTGAGCGAATTCCACTTCGCTCGACTGTTCAAGCAGACGACTGGCCTGCCGCCGTATCAGTTCGTCATCCATCAGCGCGTCGAGCGCGCCAAGCGACTCATCACCGCAGGGCAGCTCTCGCTTGTTCAGATCGCCATCGAGGTAGGCTTCAGCGACCAAAGCCAACTTACCCGACATTTCAAACGGGTCGTTGGCGTCACCCCCAAGCGATTCGCCTGA
- a CDS encoding YdeI/OmpD-associated family protein, protein MYFEKGCGRCNRFATPDCSTRQWSQGLNELRHICRESGLVETLKWAHPCYMHASRNIVILGALRSEFRLSFFNAALMKDPKSVLEKQGPNTRYPDMIRFTNNAQVPLMRSTIHSYLDEAKGYAEAGIKPPKEQNTLELPDELVDALEADSLLAEAFHALTPGRQKSYVINLNSAKKAETRRSRIAKFRDKILAGKGALDR, encoded by the coding sequence ATGTATTTTGAGAAAGGGTGTGGACGCTGCAATCGCTTTGCCACTCCCGATTGTTCGACGCGGCAATGGAGCCAGGGGCTCAATGAACTTCGGCACATTTGCCGTGAGTCTGGTTTGGTGGAAACGCTCAAATGGGCGCATCCATGCTATATGCACGCCAGTCGCAACATCGTGATTCTCGGCGCCTTGCGCAGCGAATTTCGCCTGAGCTTTTTCAACGCGGCTCTAATGAAAGACCCCAAAAGTGTTCTGGAAAAGCAAGGGCCCAATACCCGGTACCCTGACATGATCCGGTTTACGAACAATGCTCAAGTGCCGTTAATGAGGTCGACAATCCATTCCTATTTAGACGAGGCAAAAGGGTATGCAGAGGCAGGAATCAAGCCGCCTAAAGAGCAGAACACACTCGAGTTACCGGATGAGCTTGTCGATGCATTGGAAGCCGACTCGCTGCTTGCCGAGGCGTTCCATGCGCTGACTCCAGGCAGACAAAAAAGCTACGTGATCAATCTCAATTCAGCCAAAAAGGCCGAAACCAGAAGGTCCCGAATTGCAAAATTTCGAGATAAGATACTTGCTGGAAAGGGAGCATTGGATCGGTGA
- a CDS encoding transposase — protein MSTSLLYHSFGIRGYRQTRIEPTGGVIRFHVQPSEKAICCPSCDSRNVIRRGLGQREFRASPIGLERTVVVASLPRVQCHDCGAVRQIQIDFADARRSYTKGWGKYALQLTRSMTIKDVADLLGVTWDVIKEIKKTDLQRRFANPSLKDVRRIAIDEICIGKGHRYVTLVMDLDSGAIIFVGEGKSAGSLVPFWKRLGRWRHRIEAVAMDMSSAYILAVRGKPLHSVTVVAGMRPSRRRELCSRRMASVRDR, from the coding sequence ATGTCCACCTCCTTGTTGTATCACTCTTTCGGCATTCGTGGCTACCGGCAGACTCGAATCGAGCCCACCGGAGGCGTTATACGGTTCCATGTCCAGCCAAGCGAAAAGGCGATTTGCTGTCCATCGTGCGATAGCCGGAACGTGATCCGTCGAGGGCTCGGGCAACGAGAATTTCGAGCTTCTCCGATCGGCCTAGAACGGACCGTAGTCGTCGCCTCCTTGCCTCGCGTGCAGTGCCATGATTGCGGGGCCGTTCGCCAAATCCAAATTGACTTTGCCGACGCCCGCCGAAGCTACACCAAGGGCTGGGGGAAATACGCTTTGCAGTTAACTCGAAGCATGACGATAAAGGACGTTGCTGATCTGCTTGGCGTTACCTGGGATGTGATCAAAGAAATCAAAAAGACGGACCTCCAGCGGCGATTTGCCAATCCTTCCCTGAAAGACGTACGGCGAATCGCCATCGATGAGATCTGCATTGGCAAAGGTCACCGCTACGTGACGCTAGTGATGGACCTGGACAGCGGTGCGATTATCTTCGTGGGGGAAGGCAAATCGGCCGGTTCGCTGGTACCTTTTTGGAAACGACTGGGCCGTTGGCGGCATCGCATCGAAGCAGTTGCGATGGACATGTCCAGCGCCTACATCCTTGCGGTGCGTGGGAAGCCACTTCATTCTGTCACAGTCGTCGCCGGAATGCGTCCAAGTCGAAGGCGCGAGTTATGTTCGCGTAGAATGGCTTCTGTTCGAGACCGTTGA
- a CDS encoding DoxX family protein: MNIFLWILQILMALHTLMGAVWKFSNSVEKTMPSLKAIPNGMWLAMGGIEILVSIALVIPLFYKPFAILAPVAAICIAVEMLIFTALHYSSGDSTFGPMIYWIVVAVICGFIAYGRLVLVG, translated from the coding sequence ATGAACATCTTTCTATGGATTCTTCAAATCCTCATGGCGCTCCATACCTTAATGGGGGCAGTTTGGAAGTTTTCAAATTCAGTTGAAAAGACAATGCCATCGCTTAAAGCTATTCCGAACGGAATGTGGCTAGCGATGGGAGGCATTGAAATCCTCGTAAGTATTGCTTTGGTCATTCCACTGTTCTACAAGCCTTTCGCTATCTTAGCTCCGGTTGCGGCAATTTGCATCGCAGTAGAAATGTTGATATTCACGGCCCTTCATTACTCCTCCGGTGACTCGACATTTGGTCCAATGATTTATTGGATCGTGGTCGCTGTGATTTGCGGATTCATCGCATACGGTCGTTTGGTATTGGTGGGGTGA
- a CDS encoding isochorismatase family protein, with the protein MTQVNQWMIDPDDTVMLLIDHQSGLFQLVKDIELPVLRSNVIALAKVARLAKVPTFTTASVPDGPNGPLIPEIHEQNPEAVYIPRTGQVNAWDNLPWVEAIENTGRKTLLIAGTLTSVCMAFPAISAVAAGYKVFCIIDASGNHSQMATDSTLARIAQAGAIPIDTFAVLGELMSTWNRPDARDFAAVMVDLVPHYRALMESYDKAQSVQRDGHETELDKFEAGAGEEVIHAR; encoded by the coding sequence ATGACCCAAGTTAATCAGTGGATGATCGACCCGGACGATACGGTGATGCTGCTCATCGACCACCAGAGCGGGCTGTTTCAACTGGTCAAGGACATCGAACTTCCCGTCCTGCGGTCCAACGTTATTGCCTTAGCGAAAGTGGCCCGTCTCGCCAAGGTTCCGACCTTCACGACAGCGTCGGTTCCCGACGGACCGAATGGCCCGCTGATTCCCGAAATCCACGAGCAGAACCCGGAGGCGGTGTACATCCCGCGGACGGGCCAAGTCAACGCCTGGGACAACCTACCGTGGGTTGAAGCCATCGAGAACACGGGTCGCAAGACGCTGCTCATTGCCGGTACGCTGACGAGCGTCTGCATGGCGTTTCCCGCAATCAGCGCTGTCGCCGCAGGGTACAAGGTCTTCTGCATCATCGACGCTTCGGGCAACCACTCCCAAATGGCCACCGACTCGACGCTCGCCCGCATCGCGCAGGCTGGAGCGATACCGATCGACACGTTCGCGGTACTAGGCGAACTGATGAGCACCTGGAACCGCCCCGATGCGAGGGACTTCGCGGCAGTCATGGTCGACCTCGTGCCGCACTACCGGGCGCTGATGGAGAGCTACGACAAGGCACAAAGCGTGCAACGCGACGGGCACGAAACCGAGCTTGATAAGTTCGAGGCCGGCGCGGGCGAAGAAGTGATCCACGCTCGCTGA
- a CDS encoding SRPBCC family protein, producing the protein MSQTIHREILFPKPPEAVWKSLASSAALSEWLYPNDFEPRVGHQFTFEVPPKPEVGFEGLCVHCEVLQCDEPNRLVFSWEGGALVGTQVSFKLEREGGGTRLVFEHSGFNVAEPFGKQALQGAKHGWSEMLNKLTEIILDSKGEAT; encoded by the coding sequence GTGAGCCAAACCATCCACCGTGAGATTCTGTTTCCGAAGCCGCCAGAAGCGGTTTGGAAATCACTCGCCAGCAGTGCTGCACTGAGCGAGTGGTTATACCCAAATGATTTTGAGCCACGAGTCGGGCATCAGTTCACATTCGAAGTGCCGCCCAAACCCGAGGTTGGATTTGAAGGGTTGTGCGTGCATTGTGAAGTGCTCCAGTGTGACGAGCCAAATCGGCTCGTGTTTTCTTGGGAAGGGGGGGCACTTGTCGGGACGCAGGTCAGTTTCAAGCTTGAGCGGGAAGGGGGCGGCACGCGGCTGGTCTTTGAGCATTCCGGATTTAATGTTGCAGAACCGTTTGGCAAACAAGCTCTTCAGGGAGCGAAGCATGGATGGTCAGAAATGCTCAACAAGCTCACCGAAATAATACTGGACAGCAAAGGGGAAGCTACATGA
- a CDS encoding TetR/AcrR family transcriptional regulator yields MPKRVSHRERRCEIIDALLQTAGEEGLHAVSMRTVAAKAGVSLRQVQFYFGDKASLMQSALERLEELSHARWEQRKQQLPQTPTVRQHLEAFLEEALPTDEESRLFQRVWSAYAILAMNDQELAKKPFVEGPKRLEKQLATIFASGQERGELLESIAPLIESARLLALNHGLGMSVLVGQRTPKQAMAILHYHLDSIFKD; encoded by the coding sequence ATGCCAAAACGAGTTAGCCATCGCGAGCGTCGATGCGAGATCATTGACGCGCTATTGCAGACCGCAGGGGAAGAAGGGCTGCACGCTGTGTCGATGCGTACGGTTGCCGCGAAGGCAGGAGTCTCGTTACGTCAGGTCCAGTTCTACTTCGGTGACAAAGCAAGCTTGATGCAGTCTGCCCTTGAGAGGCTGGAAGAGCTGAGCCATGCCAGATGGGAGCAACGCAAGCAACAGTTGCCGCAAACTCCAACGGTCCGCCAGCACCTTGAGGCATTCCTTGAAGAAGCGCTTCCCACGGACGAGGAGAGTCGTCTCTTTCAGCGTGTCTGGTCTGCTTACGCAATTCTGGCGATGAACGACCAGGAGCTGGCGAAGAAACCTTTCGTCGAAGGGCCCAAACGCCTGGAAAAACAGCTTGCGACGATATTTGCAAGCGGACAGGAGCGTGGAGAATTGCTCGAGTCTATCGCACCTCTGATCGAGTCTGCACGCTTGCTGGCGTTGAATCACGGCTTGGGGATGAGCGTTTTAGTTGGGCAGCGAACGCCAAAGCAAGCGATGGCGATTTTGCACTACCATCTTGATTCCATCTTCAAGGACTGA
- a CDS encoding DUF1330 domain-containing protein produces MSAYIVFIREKTLDKSELETYWQKAPVAMEGHPVKPLAAYGSYVTLEGPDVEGVVIAEFPTMEEARVWYDSPAYQEAAQHRFRGAVYRGLIVEGI; encoded by the coding sequence ATGTCCGCCTACATCGTATTCATTCGTGAAAAGACGCTCGACAAGTCGGAGTTGGAGACGTATTGGCAGAAAGCACCTGTAGCCATGGAGGGGCATCCAGTTAAGCCTTTGGCCGCGTATGGTTCTTATGTAACGTTGGAGGGACCAGACGTCGAAGGCGTCGTCATCGCAGAGTTTCCGACGATGGAGGAGGCCCGCGTTTGGTACGACAGCCCTGCCTACCAAGAAGCCGCTCAGCACCGTTTCCGTGGCGCAGTCTACCGCGGCCTCATAGTGGAGGGGATTTGA